Proteins encoded together in one Mycobacterium noviomagense window:
- a CDS encoding chloride channel protein: MIRRHLEFGSAIIIVGLVAGAAGAATTLFLHAVEHLTYHYSFGSLLVGVTESSPARRALGPMFGGALAGCGWWWLRRRTRVPQLIDVMTRREQMGRLPLITDAALQIFVVGSGASLGREGAPRQFAAALGDFGTSRWCLTAQDRQILLACAAGAGLGAVYSVPVGGALFAARVLLGTWQPRVLGTALITSALAVAVAAPVTHDATQLVWPDRRLSYLMAASALALSPVALGVGLAFNRLMALAHRAAVTTSWRLIPEIAAAGLVTGMCSLWWPGLPGNGKSILTVILSGEPTLAAAAVILVLKPLLTAVFLRAGAVGGMLTPALATGAAMGSVVTLTINAWTDMTLSVPAVALMGAAGVVAITQRAPLWAAVFVWELARPPWWLFLTFLVVAVVAHRLSILITRRRNQLAADVA; the protein is encoded by the coding sequence GTGATCCGCCGCCACCTGGAATTCGGCAGCGCGATCATAATCGTTGGGCTCGTGGCTGGTGCTGCGGGTGCAGCGACCACACTTTTCCTGCATGCCGTCGAGCACCTCACATACCACTATTCGTTCGGGTCGTTGTTGGTGGGTGTGACCGAGAGCAGTCCGGCGCGGCGAGCGTTGGGGCCGATGTTCGGCGGCGCGCTGGCCGGGTGCGGCTGGTGGTGGCTTCGCCGACGTACGAGGGTGCCACAGTTAATCGATGTCATGACGCGGCGCGAGCAAATGGGCCGTCTGCCCCTAATAACCGACGCCGCACTGCAGATTTTCGTGGTGGGCTCCGGTGCGTCCCTAGGCCGAGAGGGCGCGCCCCGTCAGTTCGCCGCCGCATTGGGCGACTTTGGCACCTCGCGTTGGTGCCTGACCGCGCAAGACCGCCAGATCCTGCTAGCCTGCGCGGCTGGGGCCGGGCTTGGCGCAGTCTACAGCGTCCCGGTAGGTGGCGCATTGTTTGCCGCCCGGGTATTGCTAGGTACATGGCAGCCGCGCGTGTTAGGAACGGCGCTGATCACTTCTGCTCTCGCCGTGGCGGTGGCTGCCCCGGTCACCCACGACGCCACGCAACTGGTTTGGCCCGACAGGAGATTGTCTTATCTGATGGCCGCGTCTGCGCTGGCGCTCTCGCCGGTTGCGCTTGGTGTCGGGCTGGCGTTTAACCGGCTGATGGCTCTGGCGCACCGAGCCGCAGTTACCACGTCGTGGCGGCTGATCCCCGAGATCGCCGCTGCAGGGCTGGTGACCGGCATGTGTTCGTTGTGGTGGCCGGGTTTACCCGGCAATGGCAAGAGTATCTTGACGGTGATCTTGAGCGGTGAGCCGACGCTGGCCGCCGCGGCTGTGATCCTGGTCCTTAAACCCTTACTCACCGCCGTGTTCCTGCGGGCCGGCGCGGTCGGAGGCATGTTGACACCCGCATTGGCGACTGGCGCGGCGATGGGATCCGTTGTAACGCTGACGATCAACGCTTGGACGGATATGACGCTCAGCGTGCCTGCCGTCGCACTGATGGGGGCGGCGGGCGTAGTGGCGATAACCCAGCGGGCGCCCTTGTGGGCGGCGGTCTTCGTGTGGGAACTCGCGCGCCCGCCGTGGTGGCTGTTTCTGACATTCCTGGTAGTGGCCGTGGTAGCACACCGTTTGAGCATCCTGATCACGCGTCGGCGCAACCAATTGGCCGCCGACGTAGCGTAG
- a CDS encoding cytochrome P450: MSTRDHGTPGTFHLPRLEYSKLPMAADRGVGWKVLRDAGPVVFMNGSYYLTRREDVLAALRNPKVFSSRLALQPPGSPFPVVPLAFDPPEHSRYRKILQPYFSPHGLRKSMPVLRRHATDMIDALAERGECEVMADLASPYPFQVFLDIYGLPLEDRDRLIAWKDAVIADKPYITQDDLGATRELYEYLAAAIKKRRQNPGSDMLSQVMTGEGDFTDLELLGMSHLLILAGLDTVTAAIGFSLLELARRPHLRVMLRDNPRQTRVFIEEIVRLEPSAPVAPRVTTETVTVGGMMLPAGSPVKLCMAAINRDGSDSTSTDDLVMDGKVHRHWGFGGGPHRCLGSHLARLQLTVIVSEWLNRIPEFELVPGYIPEIRFPSKTFALTTLPLFFG, from the coding sequence ATGAGCACTCGGGACCATGGGACGCCCGGCACCTTCCACCTGCCGCGGTTGGAATACTCGAAGCTGCCGATGGCCGCCGACCGTGGTGTCGGCTGGAAGGTGCTGCGCGACGCCGGACCGGTGGTTTTCATGAACGGATCCTATTATCTGACGCGCCGCGAGGACGTCCTGGCGGCGCTGCGCAACCCTAAGGTCTTTTCATCCAGGCTGGCGCTGCAACCGCCGGGAAGCCCGTTTCCCGTCGTACCGCTGGCGTTCGACCCGCCTGAGCACAGCCGTTACCGCAAAATCCTGCAGCCCTACTTCAGCCCACACGGGTTGCGTAAGTCGATGCCGGTCCTGCGCAGACACGCGACTGACATGATCGATGCTCTAGCGGAGCGGGGCGAATGCGAGGTGATGGCAGATCTTGCGAGTCCCTATCCATTTCAGGTTTTCCTCGACATCTACGGTCTGCCGCTGGAGGACCGTGACCGATTGATCGCCTGGAAAGACGCCGTCATCGCCGACAAGCCCTATATCACACAGGACGACCTCGGCGCGACGCGCGAGCTGTACGAGTATCTTGCCGCCGCAATCAAAAAACGCCGGCAGAACCCGGGTTCGGACATGTTATCGCAAGTGATGACCGGCGAGGGCGACTTCACCGATCTCGAACTGCTCGGCATGAGCCACTTGTTGATACTGGCGGGCCTGGACACCGTGACCGCCGCGATCGGCTTCTCACTTCTGGAGTTGGCTCGCAGACCGCACCTCCGGGTCATGCTACGCGATAACCCTAGGCAGACAAGGGTTTTCATCGAGGAGATCGTCAGGTTGGAGCCATCAGCGCCCGTGGCGCCACGGGTAACCACCGAGACCGTCACCGTCGGCGGCATGATGCTACCAGCAGGCTCACCGGTGAAGTTGTGCATGGCCGCGATCAACCGGGACGGCAGTGACTCGACGTCGACCGACGACCTCGTCATGGACGGCAAGGTGCACCGACACTGGGGATTCGGCGGCGGACCGCACCGCTGCCTGGGATCGCATCTCGCGCGCCTTCAGCTGACCGTGATTGTCAGCGAATGGCTAAACAGAATTCCCGAATTCGAGCTGGTACCAGGGTATATCCCGGAAATACGTTTCCCGTCAAAGACTTTCGCGTTGACGACATTGCCGCTGTTCTTCGGCTGA
- a CDS encoding ferredoxin, translating into MKVRLEQSRCVGHAQCYAVDPKHFPIDDSGYSILEEHEVRREDEELVREGVAACPEMALILEED; encoded by the coding sequence ATGAAGGTTCGTCTCGAGCAGTCGAGATGCGTGGGCCATGCGCAGTGCTACGCCGTCGATCCCAAACATTTTCCGATCGATGATTCTGGATACTCCATCCTCGAAGAGCACGAGGTGAGGCGCGAGGACGAGGAGTTGGTTCGCGAGGGTGTGGCGGCCTGCCCCGAGATGGCGCTGATCCTCGAAGAGGATTAA
- a CDS encoding PPE family protein produces the protein MDFGALPPEINSGRMYSGPGPESMVEASAAWDALGAELRSAAESYRSVVTGLTGGTWLGPSSVMMAAAAAPYLAWMSGTAGQAEEAANHARAAVAAYEAAFAAVVPPPVIAANRAQLQALVATNFFGQNSPAIAATEAQYGEMWAQDAAAMYSYAGASSAASMVTPFTAPPLASSTAGLANQADAVNKAQSTPAGSAAQIASSASSQLTSAATVPQALQQLSSVSAASTTSTTGTSLLDGLNLGQGGWGLGLTTGNMTTVLKQTLQAYFGTGVVQFCIQMAQQMTFGPGGTTAGANGAWYPTPQFAGLGGLGGWGGAPASVSASAGQAGTIGRLSVPPAWAAAAPQALETTAPGLLSAHGASHVSPGTSGLLRGIPLAGTGIGRRAAGGFVHRYGFRHAVMPRPPSAG, from the coding sequence ATGGATTTCGGGGCGTTACCGCCGGAGATTAATTCGGGCCGAATGTATTCGGGCCCGGGCCCGGAATCGATGGTGGAGGCTTCGGCAGCCTGGGATGCTCTTGGCGCCGAATTGCGCTCGGCGGCAGAGTCCTACCGCTCGGTCGTCACGGGGCTGACAGGTGGCACGTGGCTGGGGCCGTCGTCGGTGATGATGGCGGCTGCGGCCGCACCGTATTTGGCGTGGATGAGCGGCACCGCCGGGCAGGCCGAGGAGGCGGCTAATCACGCCAGGGCGGCGGTGGCCGCCTATGAAGCGGCGTTTGCGGCCGTCGTGCCTCCGCCGGTGATTGCGGCCAACCGGGCCCAGCTGCAGGCATTGGTAGCGACGAACTTCTTCGGCCAGAACAGTCCGGCGATTGCGGCCACCGAGGCGCAATACGGCGAGATGTGGGCCCAGGACGCTGCCGCGATGTACAGCTATGCGGGCGCGTCGTCGGCTGCCTCGATGGTCACGCCGTTCACCGCGCCGCCGCTGGCCAGCAGCACCGCCGGACTAGCCAACCAAGCCGATGCGGTCAATAAGGCCCAGAGCACCCCGGCGGGCAGCGCGGCGCAGATCGCGTCGAGTGCCAGCTCGCAACTGACCTCTGCCGCCACGGTGCCCCAAGCACTACAGCAACTCTCGTCGGTGTCTGCGGCATCCACTACGTCCACAACCGGTACTTCACTGTTGGACGGCCTGAATCTCGGCCAAGGGGGGTGGGGTCTCGGGCTGACGACCGGGAACATGACGACAGTGCTCAAACAAACCCTGCAAGCGTATTTCGGAACTGGTGTAGTGCAGTTTTGCATCCAGATGGCACAGCAGATGACATTCGGCCCTGGGGGGACAACGGCCGGCGCCAACGGAGCTTGGTACCCGACGCCACAATTCGCCGGCTTGGGCGGCCTCGGGGGCTGGGGCGGCGCCCCGGCGTCGGTTTCTGCCAGCGCCGGCCAAGCGGGCACAATCGGACGGTTGTCGGTGCCGCCCGCCTGGGCCGCCGCGGCACCGCAAGCGCTGGAGACGACGGCCCCGGGGCTGTTGAGCGCACATGGCGCCAGCCATGTCAGCCCGGGCACGAGCGGTCTGCTGCGCGGTATACCGCTGGCCGGGACGGGCATAGGTCGGCGCGCCGCAGGCGGTTTCGTCCACCGCTACGGCTTCCGCCACGCCGTGATGCCGCGCCCGCCGTCTGCCGGATAG
- a CDS encoding PPE family protein, whose translation MLDFALLPPEINSGRMYSGPGPESMLAAAEAWNALAAELRSAAASYGAVVTGLTSGSWRGPSSEAMAAAATPYVAWMSATAGQAEESASRAKAAVAAYEAAFAATVPPPVIAANRAKLMALAATNVFGQNSPAIAATEAHYAEMWAQDAAAMYSYAGASSAASAVTPFTPLQTATLVGPAGQAAAATKTAGERTASATTELALAAAVPQALQQLFSASTASTRDTSLLGGLNMGQGAWALGLTTSNLTTILKQTLTGYFHAGLASFSMGIAQQLTSGPGGTMAGVGGAWYPTPQFAGLGGLRGWGDPASVSASLGQAGTIGRLSVPPSWATATPQTPVNEAPGFVGIHSHTHGSTSGLLRGMPLAGTSLGRAAGGFIHRYGFRQAVMSRPPSAG comes from the coding sequence GTGCTGGATTTTGCGTTGCTACCGCCCGAGATTAACTCGGGCCGCATGTATTCGGGACCGGGGCCGGAGTCGATGCTGGCGGCCGCGGAGGCTTGGAATGCACTTGCCGCCGAATTGAGATCGGCGGCGGCCTCCTACGGCGCTGTGGTCACGGGACTGACGAGTGGGTCGTGGCGAGGCCCGTCGTCGGAGGCGATGGCCGCCGCCGCGACACCCTATGTGGCGTGGATGAGCGCTACCGCCGGGCAGGCCGAGGAGTCGGCCAGCCGGGCGAAGGCGGCGGTGGCTGCCTACGAGGCGGCGTTTGCGGCCACCGTTCCCCCACCCGTCATCGCTGCGAACCGCGCCAAGTTGATGGCGCTCGCGGCCACCAACGTTTTTGGTCAAAACAGCCCGGCGATCGCGGCCACCGAGGCCCACTACGCGGAGATGTGGGCCCAGGATGCCGCGGCGATGTACAGCTATGCCGGCGCGTCGTCGGCCGCCTCGGCGGTGACGCCGTTCACGCCGCTGCAAACCGCTACCCTGGTCGGGCCGGCCGGCCAAGCTGCGGCGGCCACCAAAACGGCGGGCGAGCGAACCGCCTCCGCTACAACGGAACTGGCCTTGGCCGCCGCGGTGCCCCAGGCACTCCAACAACTTTTTTCGGCATCGACGGCATCGACGAGGGACACGTCGCTGCTGGGCGGACTGAACATGGGTCAGGGAGCATGGGCTCTCGGGCTGACAACCAGCAATCTCACGACAATCCTCAAACAGACGCTGACGGGATATTTCCATGCCGGACTGGCGAGTTTCAGCATGGGCATAGCACAGCAGCTGACATCCGGCCCGGGAGGAACAATGGCCGGTGTGGGCGGAGCGTGGTACCCCACTCCGCAATTCGCCGGCCTGGGTGGCTTGCGCGGCTGGGGCGACCCGGCGTCGGTGTCTGCAAGTCTCGGCCAAGCGGGCACGATCGGGCGGTTGTCGGTGCCGCCGAGTTGGGCCACGGCGACACCGCAAACGCCGGTCAACGAGGCACCCGGCTTCGTCGGCATCCACTCGCACACTCACGGAAGTACGAGCGGTCTGCTGCGCGGTATGCCACTAGCCGGGACAAGCCTGGGCCGCGCCGCTGGCGGCTTCATTCACCGCTACGGATTCCGCCAAGCGGTGATGTCGCGCCCACCGTCGGCCGGGTAG
- a CDS encoding cytochrome P450, whose product MSTLGESQPGTFHLPRLEYSTLPMATDRGVGWKTLRDAGPVVFMNGAYYLTRREDVLAALRDAKLFSARLALQPPGSPVPVLPSASDPPEHTHYRKILQPYFSPHALSKYRPLMERHAAELIAALAGRNECEAMADFARLYPYQVFMDLYGLPLEDRDNVIGWKDATVAGKSDGRELLAYFTDAIQQRRQHPGADLLSQVMTGPGDLSDLELLGMTQLLIVSGLDTVAAAIGFSLFELARRPQLRRELRDNPEPIRVFIEEIVRLEPSAPAAARVATDFVNVGGMTLPPGTPVRLCTAAINRDGSDATSTDDLVMDGKMHRHWGFGGGPHRCLGSHLARIELTIVVAEWLKQIPHFELPAGYTPEIPFPSKTFALKSLPLRWR is encoded by the coding sequence ATGAGCACTCTGGGCGAAAGCCAGCCAGGCACGTTCCACCTGCCGCGGCTGGAGTATTCGACGTTGCCGATGGCCACCGATCGGGGTGTCGGATGGAAGACGTTGCGCGACGCGGGACCGGTCGTGTTCATGAACGGCGCCTATTACCTGACCCGCCGCGAGGACGTGCTGGCCGCGCTACGCGACGCCAAGCTCTTCTCAGCACGACTGGCGCTTCAGCCCCCGGGCAGCCCGGTGCCAGTGCTGCCTTCGGCGTCCGACCCGCCCGAGCACACCCACTACCGCAAAATCCTGCAACCATACTTCAGTCCGCACGCGCTGAGTAAATACCGGCCCCTGATGGAGCGCCACGCCGCTGAACTGATCGCTGCCCTCGCCGGCCGAAACGAGTGCGAGGCGATGGCAGATTTCGCGCGCCTCTACCCGTATCAGGTGTTCATGGACCTCTACGGGCTGCCGCTGGAAGACCGAGATAACGTGATCGGCTGGAAAGACGCCACTGTCGCCGGCAAGTCCGACGGGCGCGAGTTGCTGGCGTATTTCACCGATGCCATCCAACAACGCCGGCAGCACCCCGGCGCTGACCTGTTGTCGCAGGTGATGACCGGTCCGGGTGATCTCAGTGACTTGGAGCTGCTCGGCATGACCCAACTGCTGATAGTGTCCGGTCTTGATACGGTCGCCGCGGCGATCGGTTTCTCGCTATTCGAATTGGCGCGCCGGCCGCAGCTGCGCAGAGAGCTTCGCGATAACCCGGAGCCGATCAGGGTTTTCATCGAAGAGATCGTCCGACTCGAGCCGTCGGCGCCGGCGGCGGCCCGGGTTGCCACCGACTTCGTCAACGTGGGCGGCATGACGCTTCCCCCAGGCACACCCGTGCGGTTGTGCACGGCCGCGATCAACCGCGACGGCAGCGACGCGACGTCCACCGACGATCTGGTCATGGACGGAAAAATGCACCGACACTGGGGATTCGGCGGCGGCCCCCACCGCTGCTTAGGTTCCCACCTGGCACGGATAGAACTGACCATCGTCGTCGCGGAATGGCTCAAGCAGATCCCCCACTTCGAGCTCCCCGCCGGTTACACCCCAGAGATCCCGTTCCCGTCGAAAACCTTTGCGCTCAAGTCGCTACCGTTGAGATGGCGCTGA
- a CDS encoding cytochrome P450 — protein MSTLGENQPGTFHLPRLEYSTLPMAADRGVGWKTLRDAGRVVFMNGAYYLTRREDVLAALRDAKLFSARLALQPPGSPVPVLPLAFDPPEHTHYRKILEPHFGPHALSKYRPLMERHAAELIAALAGRNRCEAMADFARLYPYQVFMDLYGLPLKDRDNVIGWKNAVVADKSDISQGNALVAYFTDAIQQRRQRPGADLLSQVMTGPGELSDLELLGMTLLQILADLDVVAAAIGFSLFELARRPQLRRELRDNPEAIRVFIEEIVRLEPSAPVVARVTTDFVNVGGMTLPPGTPVRLCTAAINRDGSDATSTDDLVMDGKMHRHWGFGGGPHRCLGSHLARIELTIVVAEWLKQIPHFELPAGYTPEIKFPSKGFALRSLPLSWS, from the coding sequence ATGAGCACTCTGGGCGAAAACCAGCCTGGCACGTTCCACCTACCGCGGCTGGAGTATTCGACATTGCCGATGGCCGCTGACCGGGGTGTCGGATGGAAGACGTTGCGCGACGCCGGGCGGGTCGTGTTCATGAACGGCGCCTATTACCTGACCCGCCGCGAGGACGTACTGGCCGCGCTACGCGACGCCAAGCTCTTCTCAGCACGACTGGCGCTTCAGCCCCCGGGCAGCCCGGTGCCAGTGCTGCCTTTGGCGTTCGACCCGCCCGAGCACACCCACTACCGCAAAATCCTCGAACCGCACTTCGGCCCGCACGCGCTGAGTAAATACCGGCCCCTGATGGAGCGCCACGCCGCTGAACTGATCGCTGCCCTCGCCGGCCGAAACAGGTGCGAGGCGATGGCAGATTTCGCGCGCCTCTACCCGTATCAGGTGTTCATGGACCTCTACGGGCTGCCGCTGAAAGATCGAGATAACGTGATCGGCTGGAAGAACGCCGTTGTGGCCGATAAATCTGACATTTCGCAAGGTAACGCGCTGGTGGCGTATTTCACCGATGCCATCCAACAACGCCGGCAGCGCCCCGGCGCTGACCTGTTGTCGCAGGTGATGACCGGTCCGGGCGAGCTCAGTGACCTGGAGCTGCTCGGCATGACCCTCCTGCAGATTCTGGCCGACTTAGACGTGGTCGCCGCGGCGATCGGTTTCTCGCTATTCGAATTGGCGCGCCGGCCGCAGCTGCGCAGAGAGCTTCGCGATAACCCGGAGGCGATCAGGGTTTTCATCGAAGAGATTGTCCGACTCGAGCCGTCGGCGCCGGTGGTGGCCCGGGTTACCACCGACTTCGTCAACGTGGGCGGCATGACGCTTCCCCCAGGCACACCCGTGCGGTTGTGCACGGCCGCGATCAACCGCGACGGCAGCGACGCGACGTCCACCGACGATCTGGTCATGGACGGAAAAATGCACCGCCACTGGGGATTCGGCGGCGGCCCCCACCGCTGCTTAGGTTCCCACCTGGCACGGATAGAACTGACCATCGTCGTCGCGGAATGGCTCAAGCAGATCCCCCACTTCGAGCTCCCCGCCGGTTACACCCCAGAGATCAAATTCCCGTCGAAAGGGTTTGCGCTCAGATCGCTACCGTTGAGCTGGAGCTGA